The genomic segment GAGTGGGCAGCGAGATCACCTGGTGGCCGCTGATCAGCTTCCACGCGAACACCGCGAACGTGGCGATCAGCACGACCGTCATCACCGCCTGCACGCGGTGGATGACCTCGTAACCGAAGACGCCGACAGCGCCCTGGGTCGCGAGCACGATCACCACCGCCAGCCAGAACGGCATGCCCACCAGTTCGGCAAGGGCTTCACCGCCGAACAGCCCGACCAAGCCGTCCCAGGCGATCGACGACAACCACTGGATCACCGCGACCACGCCGACGGTGCCACCAAATGCCATGCGCGAGTTGGGAAGTTGCGCGGTCCCGGTGCGCGGGCCCCAGGTCGACAGATAGCCCACCACCAGCGAACCGATGACCGTGCCGATCACCATCGCCAGCAGGCCCAGCCAGAAACCGAGCCCGAGCACCACGGCCAGCGTGCCGGTGAACACCACCGTCATGTTGACCTGCGGGGCGAACCAGACCGTGAACAGGCGCCGCGCGGTTCCGTACCGGTTGTCGGGCGGGACCGGCGCGATGCCGTGAGTCTCGACCGCCATGTCGCCGACGTGCGACGGCATTCGACCGGCGTAAGTTTGGGCCGCCAGAGAAGACCCAGCGGACCCCGTGGGCGACGAGTCAGGTGTCACCCACTCACCCTAGTTGCCGAGGAAGATGAGCCGAATGGTCAGCACCCAATCCAACAAACACGCCGCCCCCGAGCCGCCGGAGACGTGGCAGGACCGCTTCCGCGATGCCGTCGCACCGCGGACGCTGGCCCTCGGCGTCGGCGTGCTGCTGCTGCAGTTCGCGTTCATCCTGTCCTACCTGGGTGCGTTCCATTCGCCGTCACCGCACCGCATCCCGGTCGCCGTCGTGGCTCCGGCCCAAGTCGCCGGGCAGGTCGTCGACCAGCTCAACGGCCTGGCCGGTGAACCGCTCAGCGCTACTGTCGCCGCCGACGAGAACGCCGCCCGCGCGTCGCTGCGCAGCGGGGACGTCTCGGCCGTCTACATCCTCAACCCGGCCGGCACCCAGGACCGCCTGCTGGTGGCGTCCGGCGGTGGCACCGCGGTCTCGGGTGCACTCGAGCAAATCTTCACCAAAGTGACCGCGGCCCAGCAGCGCACCGTCGCCGTCGACGACGTCATCCCGCTGTTCTCCGGGGACGGCCGGGGACTCTCCGGCTTCTATCTCGTCGTCGGTTGGGTGGTCGGCGGATACTTGTTCGCCTCCATGCTCGGCATCGCGAAAGGCTCACGGCCCGCGACGTTTCCGCGATCGGTGTGGCGGCTGGGCGCGACCGTGCCCTACGCGCTGGCGTCCGGATTCGGCGGAGCCGTGGTGGCTGAGCCGGTGCTGCATGCCATGAACGGTCACTTCTGGTCGATCGCCGGAATCGGCACGCTGGTGACGCTGACGGCGGCGACCGTCACCATCGCTCTACAGATCTTATTCGGTGTCATCGGGATCGGACTGACGGTGGTGATCTTCGTGATCCTCGGCAACCCGTCGGCCGGTGGCGCCTATCAGCCGTCGGTGCTTCCGCCGTTCTGGCGCACCATCAGTCCCTGGCTGCCCAACGGGGCGGGCACCGATGCGATCCGGCGGATCGTGTACTTCGACGCCCACGGCATCACGCAGTCGATCGTCGTGCTGGTCTGCTGGGTCGTCGGAGGTGTGGTGGTCAGCTTGATCGGCGCGGCGGTGTTCCACCGCGGCAGCCGACACGCAGTCGCGTCTGGTTAGGCTTGCCCACTGTGATTACCCGCATGTCCGAGCTGTTCTTGCGCACCCTGCGCGACGACCCAGCCGACGCCGAAGTGCCCAGCCACAAACTGTTGATCCGTGCCGGGTACGTCCGGCCGGTGGCCCCGGGGCTCTACACGTGGCTGCCGCTGGGCCTTCGGGTACTGCGCAAGGTCGAGAAGATCGTGCGGGAGGAGATGGTCGCGATCGGTGGGCAGGAGATCCTGTTCCCGGCGCTGCTGCCGAAGGCGCCGTACGAGACCACCAACCGCTGGACGGAATACGGCGACGGGGTGTTCCGGCTCAAGGACCGCCGGGACAACGACTACATGCTCGGCCCCACCCACGAGGAGTTCTTCACGCTGACGGTGAAGGGGGAGTGCAGCTCCTACAAGGACTTCCCGCTGACGCTGTTTCAGATCCAGACCAAGTACCGCGACGAGGCCCGGCCCCGCGCGGGCATCCTGCGCGGGCGCGAGTTCATCATGAAGGACTCGTACTCGTTCGATGTCGACGACGACGGGCTCAAGACCGCCTACCACGCGCACCGCGACGCCTATCAGAACATGTTCAAGCGCATGGCAATTCGCTATGTGATCGTCTCGGCGGTGTCCGGTGCGATGGGCGGTTCGGCGTCCGAGGAGTTCCTGGCCGAAAGCGAGATCGGCGAGGACACCTTCGTGCGCTGCCTCGAGTCCGGGTACGCGGCCAACGTCGAGGCGGTGGTCACTGCTGTCCCGGAGTCACTGCCGTTGGACGGTCTGCCCGAGCCGACGGTGCACGACACACCGAACACCCCTACCATCGCGTCGCTGGTCGAGTGGGCGAACTCCGCCGGGCTGGGCCGGGAAATCACCGCCGCCGACACCCTCAAGAACGTGCTGCTCAAAGTCCGTGCGCCCGGTGGCGAGTGGGAGCTGCTGGCCATCGGTGTGCCGGGTGATCGTGAGGTCGACGACAAGCGCCTCGGCGCCGCGCTGGAGCCGGCCGAGTACGCGATGCTCGAGGACACCGACTTCGCCAAGTACCCCTTCCTCAAGAAGGGATACATCGGCCCGAAAGCATTGTTGGCCAACGGTGTTCGCTATCTCGTCGATCCCCGGGTGGTCGACGGGACGGCGTGGATCACCGGTGCGGACGAGACCGGCAAGCACGTCGTCGGCCTGGTCGCCGGACGCGACTTCGTCGCCGACGGCACCATCGAGGCCGCCGAAGTCCGCGACGGCGACCTTTCACCCGACGGCGCGGGCCCGCTGGTGTCTGCCCGCGGCATCGAGATCGGCCACATCTTCCAGCTCGGCCGCAAGTACACCGACGCGTTCTCCGCGGACGTGCTGGGTGAGGACGGTAAGCCGGTGCGCCTGACCATGGGCTCCTACGGCGTGGGCGTTTCGCGGCTGGTCGCGGTGATCGCCGAGCAGCAGCACGACGAGTTGGGCCTGCGCTGGCCGCCGTCGGTGTCGCCGTTCGACGTGCACGTGGTGATCGCGAACAAGGACGCCGAAGCGCGAACCGGTGCCGAGGAACTGACCCGCGACCTGGACCGGCTCGGCCTGGAGGTGCTGTTCGACGACCGCACCGCTTCGCCGGGGGTGAAGTTCAAGGACGCCGAGCTGCTCGGGGTGCCGTGGATCGTCGTGGTCGGTCGCGGCTGGGCCGACGGCGTGGTCGAGCTGCGCAACCGATTCACCGGCGAGAAGCGTGAGATTGGCGTGGACGGCGCGGTCGCGGACATCGCGGCAGCACTGGCCGAGTCCGCGTAGCCGATCAGCGACCCGAGCGGGCGGCTGACGCTCTGGTGGAATGCGTCCGCTTGTCCGTCGGTCGCTGAGTCGGTGCGGCCGGCTTGGCGTGTCTTGGTATGTGGTTCGCCCGCTTCGAGTGGGCCGCCGAGCGCGGTGCGCTGCTGGTCGCCTTCTTCGTGGTCGCAGCGGGCGCTTTCCTCGCCGCCGCGATGGGCGGCAATTGTCGCAACCGATAGACGATCTCGTCGAGGGCCAGGACCGTGAAGTTGACTGTGTAGACGGCGGCAACGCACAGAGCGCACACGACGAGACCCACGATGAGCGGCGAGAACGCAACTAGGAAAAAGGCCACAACTCCTACCCCCGCGGGCAACGCCGATGCGGTCGGAGTGGATTGAGCAATACTGCGTTGCTGCGCAACTACTTTGGTGTTCGGCGGGGGAGTCTGTGTCGCGGCTGCCAGCTGGACCGCGTGCACTTCGTTCCGCACCTGCGTCGCGTCCTGAGACGGACGGACGAGGCTCACGGCGAGGACACCCGCGCACACGAAGGCCAGACAGCTGACGATGTGACGGCGAAGAAATCTCTGCATTGCGCTTACCCCCGAGTCCTGGACGCGCGAGTCGGCGCCCTGTCCAAGATCGTTGTGCGCCTCCGGCGTCGCGACTGCAGTAGTCGAGTACTGCACGCCCAGCAGATCTGGCGTCGCGCCGAACGTGACGCTGTGGCGGGAAATCAAGGTTTTGGGCGCCGTGGCCTTACGGTCGCCGACCTACTCGGTGCCGCCCGGGAACGCCACGGTCACCGGCTTGACGCCCAGCACCTGCTTCCAGCGCGCGGTCGTAACGGCCGTCTCCGTCAGCGCGCCAACCCCGAACGTGCGGTCCTGATCGCTCGTCGCCTGCTCGATCACCGCGCGCCAGGCCGTCGCGCAGTCTTCCTCCATGCGGATCGCGAGGTTGCCGGCATCGGTGGGCGTGTTGACCGCCATCGGCAGCTGATAGCCCGCGGCCGGCAGCGGGGCTTTGGCCGAGCGG from the Mycolicibacterium crocinum genome contains:
- a CDS encoding proline--tRNA ligase translates to MITRMSELFLRTLRDDPADAEVPSHKLLIRAGYVRPVAPGLYTWLPLGLRVLRKVEKIVREEMVAIGGQEILFPALLPKAPYETTNRWTEYGDGVFRLKDRRDNDYMLGPTHEEFFTLTVKGECSSYKDFPLTLFQIQTKYRDEARPRAGILRGREFIMKDSYSFDVDDDGLKTAYHAHRDAYQNMFKRMAIRYVIVSAVSGAMGGSASEEFLAESEIGEDTFVRCLESGYAANVEAVVTAVPESLPLDGLPEPTVHDTPNTPTIASLVEWANSAGLGREITAADTLKNVLLKVRAPGGEWELLAIGVPGDREVDDKRLGAALEPAEYAMLEDTDFAKYPFLKKGYIGPKALLANGVRYLVDPRVVDGTAWITGADETGKHVVGLVAGRDFVADGTIEAAEVRDGDLSPDGAGPLVSARGIEIGHIFQLGRKYTDAFSADVLGEDGKPVRLTMGSYGVGVSRLVAVIAEQQHDELGLRWPPSVSPFDVHVVIANKDAEARTGAEELTRDLDRLGLEVLFDDRTASPGVKFKDAELLGVPWIVVVGRGWADGVVELRNRFTGEKREIGVDGAVADIAAALAESA
- a CDS encoding ferritin-like domain-containing protein; this encodes MTSPTSPTPSTTQNPDRPSDAAAAALFDAVAAEHAAIYGYGIVSAHSSPDENDLVSEAMAQHRERREAAIAMLSGRSAKAPLPAAGYQLPMAVNTPTDAGNLAIRMEEDCATAWRAVIEQATSDQDRTFGVGALTETAVTTARWKQVLGVKPVTVAFPGGTE
- a CDS encoding DUF3533 domain-containing protein, with product MVSTQSNKHAAPEPPETWQDRFRDAVAPRTLALGVGVLLLQFAFILSYLGAFHSPSPHRIPVAVVAPAQVAGQVVDQLNGLAGEPLSATVAADENAARASLRSGDVSAVYILNPAGTQDRLLVASGGGTAVSGALEQIFTKVTAAQQRTVAVDDVIPLFSGDGRGLSGFYLVVGWVVGGYLFASMLGIAKGSRPATFPRSVWRLGATVPYALASGFGGAVVAEPVLHAMNGHFWSIAGIGTLVTLTAATVTIALQILFGVIGIGLTVVIFVILGNPSAGGAYQPSVLPPFWRTISPWLPNGAGTDAIRRIVYFDAHGITQSIVVLVCWVVGGVVVSLIGAAVFHRGSRHAVASG